In Meleagris gallopavo isolate NT-WF06-2002-E0010 breed Aviagen turkey brand Nicholas breeding stock chromosome 2, Turkey_5.1, whole genome shotgun sequence, the following are encoded in one genomic region:
- the LOC104909947 gene encoding dystonin-like isoform X3, which produces MDKTASDWEAAPTDSEAVKAQVEQHKLFETELKQSENKVQELKDKVTELLEKNPNSPEAPKWRQVLDKIDSKWKELNQVTSERQQKLEESSNYLTQFQTAEAQLKHWLVEKELMVSVLGPLSIDPNMLNTQKQQVQILLKEFDTRKPQYEQLTMAGEGILKRPGEHPPSHEIVKEQLAAVAQKWDDLTGQLSNRCDRIDQAIVKSTEYQSLLRSLSDKLSALDSKLSSSLAVSTQPNAVKQQLEIAKETKKEIEQEMKNINAAQVLCEELSTLVGEEYLKAELTRQLDGILKSFKDIEQKSDNHVQQLQSAYTTSHQFQQTSKDFQAWLDGKKEELKQARPVSAKLETLQSLIEEQKDFMKTLTSEISSYEKIVAEGESILQKTQGADKAALQAQIAMLRSNWDEMDKQIKERQGKLTDCLEKALTYKQHVENLQPWIEKCQSNLSELKVGINPVEIENSVVQVRAWQKDLDKHHGIVEQLNNAAESLLSASQTDKEIIKEETKVLNEKVSMVTEQLHKKRECLENMAQRLKEFQESSRETEKQLQSAKEHLEAHDSLGPQSFSNKHLTMMQAQQKALQALRPHVDLVRKLAQDLVVEASDSSGVSDLLLQAESLEQEYTDVNQQIEDRCSFLETKLQGIGHFQNSIREMFSQFAEFDDELDSMAPVGRDLVVLQSQREDIKHFLKKLEDLIMNNENANKNCKMMLATEAEASPDLVGIKRDLEALNKQCNKLLDRAKAREDQVEGTINRVEEFYSKLKEFSSLLGRAEEHEESQGPVGMETETINQQLNTFKVGRFLSYCYHSFYHNTTLFSISVKMVKCRSWRSLVSHQSVLPICLLSPLNKVPCSDTGCKLLLCFGAEMKHRSWHILGYKNELPVLTGKIYKLHRCKQCLKKIVNLLMAVQ; this is translated from the exons ATGGACAAAACTGCATCAGACTGGGAAGCTGCTCCAACTGACAGTGAAGCTGTTAAAGCCCAAGTTGAGCAACATAAG CTATTTGAAACTGAATTAAAGCAAAGTGAGAATAAAGTGCAGGAACTAAAGGACAAAGTGACAGAGCTATTGGAGAAGAACCCCAACTCTCCCGAAGCACCCAAGTGGAGACAAGTGTTGGATAAAATAG ACTCCAAGTGGAAAGAGCTCAATCAAGTTACATCTGAGAGACAACAAAAACTGGAGGAGTCTTCAAATTACCTGACCCAGTTCCAGACAGCAGAAGCTCAGTTAAAGCACTGGCTTGTAGAAAAGGAGCTAATGGTCAGTGTGCTGGGACCACTATCAATTGACCCCAATATGCTGAATACACAAAAGCAACAGGTTCAG ATTCTGCTCAAAGAGTTTGACACCAGAAAGCCACAATATGAGCAGCTAACTATGGCTGGTGAAGGGATTCTGAAGAGACCTGGTGAACATCCGCCCTCACATGAAATTGTAAAAGAGCAGCTGGCAGCTGTGGCACAAAAATGGGACGACCTAACTGGCCAACTGAGTAACAGATGTGACCGAATTGATCAAGCTATAGTGAAAAGCACGGAGTATCAAAGCCTACTCAGAAGTCTGTCTGATAAGCTAAGTGCCTTGGATAGCAAGCTGAGCAGCAGTCTGGCTGTGAGTACACAACCTAATGCTGTGAAACAGCAACTGGAGATTGCTAAAGAAACGAAGAAGGAAATAGAACAGGAAATGAAGAATATAAATGCAGCTCAAGTTCTTTGTGAAGAGCTCTCAACACTGGTTGGAGAAGAGTATTTGAAAGCAGAACTTACAAGGCAGTTAGATGGTATCCTCAAATCATTTAAGGATATTGAGCAAAAATCAG ATAATCATGTTCAGCAGCTTCAGTCAGCATATACCACTTCTCATCAGTTCCAGCAAACATCTAAGGACTTTCAGGCCTGGCtagatggaaagaaagaagagctgaagCAGGCTCGTCCTGTATCAGCCAAACTTGAGACCTTGCAGTCCCTAattgaagaacagaaagattttATGAAGACCCTGACCAGTGAGATTAGTTCATATGAAAAAATTGTTGCAGAAGGAGAAAGTATATTACAGAAGACTCAAGGAGCTGATAAAGCAGCTTTACAAGCTCAAATTGCCATGCTCAGAAGTAATTGGGATGAAATGGATAAGCAGATAAAAGAAAGGCAAGGTAAATTAACAGATTGTCTGGAGAAAGCACTCACCTACAAGCAGCACGTAGAAAATTTGCAGCCATGGATAGAGAAATGCCAAAGCAACCTGTCTGAATTAAAAGTTGGCATAAACCCTGTTGAAATAGAAAATTCTGTTGTTCAGGTAAGGGCCTGGCAGAAGGACCTGGATAAACACCATGGCATAGTGGAACAACTCAATAATGCTGCTGAAAGTTTGCTCAGTGCAAGTCAAACAGATAAAGAAATCATTAAAGAAGAAACTAAGGTCCTGAATGAGAAAGTGAGTATGGTCACAGAACAATTACATAAGAAGAGAGAGTGCTTGGAAAATATGGCACAAAGGCTAAAAGAGTTTCAGGAATCATCcagggaaacagaaaagcagcttcAAAGTGCCAAAGAGCACCTGGAAGCTCATGATTCGCTTGGACCTCAGTCTTTCAGTAACAAACACCTGACGATGATGCAGGCCCAGCAGAAGGCTTTACAGGCTTTAAGGCCTCACGTTGATTTAGTAAGAAAGCTTGCCCAAGACCTAGTAGTAGAAGCTTCTGATTCATCAGGTGTTTCTGATCTTTTGCTTCAAGCTGAATCTTTGGAGCAAGAATACACTGACGTGAACCAGCAGATTGAAGATAGGTGCTCATTCCTGGAAACAAAACTTCAAGGAATTGGTCATTTCCAAAACAGCATCAGAGAGATGTTCTCTCAGTTTGCAGAGTTTGATGATGAACTTGATAGCATGGCTCCGGTGGGGAGAGATCTTGTTGTACTGCAATCACAGAGAGAGGAtataaaacatttcctgaaaaaGTTGGAAGATCTTataatgaataatgaaaatgctaataaaaactgtaaaatgaTGCTAGCCACAGAAGCTGAAGCTTCTCCTGATCTTGTTGGTATAAAACGGGACTTGGAAGCATTAAATAAACAGTGCAACAAGCTACTAGACAGAGCAAAAGCCAGGGAAGATCAAGTGGAAGGTACAATTAACCGTGTTGAGGAGTTTTACAGCAAGCTAAAAGAATTTTCCAGTCTGCTTGGGAGAGCTGAAGAACATGAAGAATCACAAGGTCCTGTTGGAATGGAAACAGAAACTATTAATCAGCAGCTGAATACATTCAAGGTAGGAAGGTTTCTTTCTTACTGCTATCACTCATTTTACCACAACACAACTTTATTCAGTATCAGTGTGAAAATGGTTAAATGCAGATCCTGGAGAAGTCTTGTTTCACATCAGTCTGTTCTACCCATATGCCTTTTATCTCCTTTGAACAAGGTACCTTGCAGCGATACTGGGTGTAAATTGTTGTTATGCTTTGGTGCTGAAATGAAGCACAGATCTTGGCATATTTTAGGCTACAAAAATGAATTGCCAGTGCTCACTGGAAAGATTTATAAATTACACAGGTGTAAGCAGTGTTTGAAAAAGATCGTAAATCTCCTAATGGCTGTACAGTAG